The DNA sequence CATCTCGTGTGTTTTCAGATGTGTTGACCGACTGAATCTCTtttcacagtgtgaacacttataaggtttctctccagtgtgaatcctcacATGTGTTTTCAGGTCTCCAGACTGATTGAATTTCTTGTCACAGTGTGGACActtataaggtttctctccagtgtggatcatcTTGTGTGTTTTCAGATGTGCTGAtcgactgaatctcttgtcacaatgtgaacacttataaggtttctctccagtgtggatcatctcatgtgttttcagatgtgCTGAtcgactgaatctcttgtcacagtgtgaacacttgtaaggtttttctccagtgtgaatcctctcatgtgttcTCAGGTCTCCAGACTGATTGAAACTTTTGTCACAGTGTGGACActtataaggtttctctccagtgtgaatcctcccATGTGTTGTCAGGTCTGCAGACTGATTGAATTTCTTGTCACAGTGTGGACACTTATAacgtttctctccagtgtggatcatctcatgtgttttcagatgtgttgaccgactgaatctcttgtcacaatgtgaacacttataaggtttctctccagtgtggatcatcTCGTGTGTTTTCAGATGTGTTGACCgattgaatctcttgtcacagtgtgaacacttataaggtttctctccagtgtgtgtcctctcatgtgttttcaggtcTCCAGACTGATTGAAtttcttgtcacagtgtgaacacttataaggtttctctccagtgtggatcatctcgtgtgttttcagatgtgttgaccgactgaatctcttgtcacagtgtgaacacttataaggtttctctccagtgtggatcatcTCGTGTGTTTTCAGATGTGCTGAtcgactgaatctcttgtcacagtgtgaacacttgtacggtttttctccagtgtgaatcctctcatgcagTTTTAAACAGTTAGCTGAAGTAAAagtcttttcacactcaaagcacatgtactctGCCACAGTAGaatgtattttctgatgttctttCAAATTTTCTAGACACAAAAAACTGTTACCACACAAATGgcatgaatgtggcttctcctttgtatgaactTTTAAGTGTTTCTTCAGAACTGAAgcccataaaaacattttgccGCATTGATCGCATGCGTGCtccttctctccagtgtggatgtttATGTGATCATAAAGGTGTGCTGATTGTGAGAAGCTCTTCCCACATTGATCACAAGTGAACGGCCTCTCTCCAGCATGATCCCTTATGTGATGCTCAAGACTTGTTTTGCCTGTgtaactctttccacattgagTGCAGATGAAAGATTTCTCggctcttcttttctttaaatctttctgtTTGGTTTGAGAGCAGCTCTTAAAATTTTCTCCAGTTCTGACATGATTTTTCTCCTCAACTTCACTTGATTCTTCATTCTCCAGTTTTTCTTCAatcaacactgaaataaaagtaaaaatggttCATTTTCAGTAATTTGAAAATAGCTGAGAAATGTGAACATAAAAGTTAACCCTGATGTAACAGtgcagggctccagactaacattTGTGAGCAGCATGGTGGCACCAGAAGCCGATTTGGTAGCGCTGGGTAGAGCCCTGCATGGGCCTTAAATATAGGCTGTAGCCCGGCCCTTGTCcaacagcttatcagaattctTGGGTTAGACCCGAGCCCGTCTTcatcccccttctcccaaaacagcttatatactgctgtttcagctattaaaatagtttttcagttttgtatgtaatggcaaaataattatattttgattctgttttttgttttttattaatttaatttcaaaaaaactttgagcattttttgttcgttaaatataagtttttgttttttaaagtgatGACCAAGTGGCCAGTGGCAGACAATGAGTTTATCATAGtctgtttgatcaatttagtcTTGTCAAATCATcatgacttgcctaaaataaaaattaaaaagtaaaaaattatatatatatatatatatatatatatatatatatatatatatatatatatatatatatatatatatgtatgtatgtgtatgtatgcatgcatgtatgtatgtatgtatgtatgtcaaCGTTAACACATGCGGTTAATCCAAAGAAATTtaacgttaatatttttttcacgcagattaatcgtttgaaaaggtttgaccccaacttcttcccgtcatcgcagcgcggaaggttatctatcattgtgtgatgagggtacagcgaaccagtgttgccagggtaacagcacaagtggtttattttgaaaatacagtcacgggaaaaaattacagagccatgggttgcggtttttgggctacttttttaatgtaccgtggctgcccaaagtgtatatagacaaataaaaattaaaatagatccttttactaatgtgtattatacttggattgtatccctggcaacttaagaactgaGAGGctgttgtaacatcacaaacaacgtgagtttcagcagagcacatgttaaggctttacacagcagaaataaacatgacaacagccactatagattatataaaataataaacacatgattacgatagatagatattctTGAGATAAATGtgtgcatctgaaatgctaatttgtgaagcgacataaaaggctataaatagcatcttttaacaacagtaaacgaccaaattgcACGTGATCGTtgttacaaacactcgatggtggtttgaagtgagttctgaggaaaagtgtactattaatctcataaattgtcttatgtagcatgatgctaatgttagctctaatgcagctgcagaacaggtccaattcttctttataatgcattttgtcataatacttcacgtaaggtcgcaggaaatgttttgttgtatttatttagaaatacttttgataatagttgggtaaatgtatgctgggattgaagtgatgtggcttggtatacgttttattgccagtttaaaggctgataatggctgaatgaaaacaaaagaataataataaaagaataataaggattcagtctcatacctggcggaagtgtgaaaggttctgtttccttaaactagtttgtcatgcatttctttttcaacacatttacaggtaaatcctagtatttaaaatttgcgattaatcatgattaatcacagtccatgactgtgattaacatgattaaattttttaatcgattgacagcacttatatatatatatatatatataatatatatatatatatatttttatgccatggtctgtctgaatactcgattctgattggctggaaggtgttgattaaattcgttgaactgcacaggtagttccaggtcagtttaatcacgttctatattaatgcgcttcctataaacattggtaaccatagtaacatacagttacagttaaatagtaatacagacaaaaataaccatcatttttatcgttctCTGCTTGCTTGGCAGTTGCAAATTGCCCACAGGTGGTGCTCATCAGAGAGTGTGCTGCAGACGGTGTTGCTACAAAAGAGCAGAGTGAAcactgactacgtttacatggacatcagtaatctaattatttaccttattctgaataagacaatattatgattaaggtgtttacatgagttgcttttagtataatcctttc is a window from the Onychostoma macrolepis isolate SWU-2019 chromosome 03, ASM1243209v1, whole genome shotgun sequence genome containing:
- the LOC131537174 gene encoding zinc finger protein 271-like — translated: MVFVKEEREEDTSEPEPWRIKQEEPEPWRIKQEEPEPWTIKQEDPEPLIVKQEEPEPLIVKQEDPEPLIVKQEEPEPLIVKQEDPEPWRVKDEEPEPCRIKQEEQGVLIEEKLENEESSEVEEKNHVRTGENFKSCSQTKQKDLKKRRAEKSFICTQCGKSYTGKTSLEHHIRDHAGERPFTCDQCGKSFSQSAHLYDHINIHTGEKEHACDQCGKMFLWASVLKKHLKVHTKEKPHSCHLCGNSFLCLENLKEHQKIHSTVAEYMCFECEKTFTSANCLKLHERIHTGEKPYKCSHCDKRFSRSAHLKTHEMIHTGEKPYKCSHCDKRFSRSTHLKTHEMIHTGEKPYKCSHCDKKFNQSGDLKTHERTHTGEKPYKCSHCDKRFNRSTHLKTHEMIHTGEKPYKCSHCDKRFSRSTHLKTHEMIHTGEKRYKCPHCDKKFNQSADLTTHGRIHTGEKPYKCPHCDKSFNQSGDLRTHERIHTGEKPYKCSHCDKRFSRSAHLKTHEMIHTGEKPYKCSHCDKRFSRSAHLKTHKMIHTGEKPYKCPHCDKKFNQSGDLKTHVRIHTGEKPYKCSHCEKRFSRSTHLKTHEMIHTGEKPYKCSHCDKTFSRSAHLKTHELIHTG